A DNA window from Hordeum vulgare subsp. vulgare chromosome 1H, MorexV3_pseudomolecules_assembly, whole genome shotgun sequence contains the following coding sequences:
- the LOC123436836 gene encoding choline-phosphate cytidylyltransferase 2-like produces MARVSSSRKRMLHTNSNKKGDEVAATATASATASDGRPVRVYADGIFDLFHFGHARALEQAKLLFPNTYLLVGCCNDDLTRRYKGKTVMNQEERYESLRHCKWVDEVIPDAPWVLTPEFIEKHQIDYVAHDALPYADTSGASNDVYEFVKKIGKFKETKRTDGVSTSDLIMRIVKDYNQYVMRNLARGYSRKDMGVSYVKEKQLQVNMKINKLRETVKAQQEKLQTVAKTAGINHEEWLANADRWVAGFLEKFEEHCHVMETAIKDRIQERLGRQAGKGIAAGLMRQPVAAA; encoded by the exons ATGGCGCGCGTCTCCAGTTCCAGGAAGCGCATGCtccacaccaacagcaacaagaagGGCGACGAGgttgccgccaccgccaccgccagcgCCACGGCCAGCGACGGCCGCCCCGTCCGCGTCTACGCCGACGGCATCTTCGACCTCTTCCACTTCGGCCACGCCCGCGCCCTCGAGCAGGCCAAGCTGCT GTTCCCCAACACGTACCTGCTGGTGGGATGCTGCAACGACGACCTCACACGGCGCTACAAGGGCAAGACCGTCATGAACCAGGAGGAGCGATACGAGTCCCTGCGCCACTGCAA GTGGGTTGATGAGGTCATTCCTGATGCCCCCTGGGTTCTCACGCCAGAATTCATCGAGAAGCATCAGATTGATTATGTCGCACATGATGCTTTGCC TTATGCTGATACAAGCGGTGCTTCAAATGACGTCTATGAGTTT GTCAAGAAGATTGGAAAATTCAAGGAAACAAAAAGGACTGATGGAGTATCGACATCGGACCTCATAATGAGGATAGTGAAGGATTACAACCAGTATGTCATGAGGAATTTAGCACGAGGTTACTCAAGGAAAGATATGGGCGTGAGCTATGTTAAG GAGAAACAACTGCAAGTGAATATGAAGATCAATAAACTGCGGGAGACTGTGAAGGCGCAGCAAGAAAAG TTGCAAACGGTGGCGAAGACGGCTGGGATAAACCACGAAGAGTGGCTGGCGAACGCGGATCGCTGGGTGGCGGGCTTCCTGGAGAAGTTCGAGGAGCACTGCCACGTCATG GAGACTGCCATCAAGGACCGGATACAGGAGAGGCTGGGGAGGCAGGCCGGCAAAGGCATAGCGGCCGGTCTCATGCGGCAGCCGGTGGCGGCGGCCTGA